The following nucleotide sequence is from Coffea eugenioides isolate CCC68of chromosome 10, Ceug_1.0, whole genome shotgun sequence.
CAGTGCAGTGgagtttttttctttaatttaattagtaaaCAAATGTGCGAATATTGCGCGACCTGTGGGTGGCTATCACCATCCGTGCTGACTGAGAGTGTGGAGCACGTCGGCCGGTGCCGGTGGCGAGGGTAATCTTTCTTTTAGTACCAGTGTTCAATTTGatactctttctttctttctttctttcttaggCTGGCAAATGAGAAAAATTTGCTGATCATGGCTTTGTGGGTCTAGATTGCGTGCCTGGTATGGGAATCAGATGCATAGCTATCTATACGGAACACGGGATACTACTACTAGTGAAATATCGGAATCAGATGCATAGCTGTCTTGTTTAATTGTTTCCCTTGATTCTTGACCAAGTCCGTTCATCTTAATCACCGATTAATTGTCTGTCCAAGAAACAGATAAAAAGCATTTGAATTGATGATGGTGGATTTTGATTATCAGGCTTCAACTTAGACTactgcagcagcagcagcagataGCTAGCTAGCTGTAAACATGTCGTTGCCAGCTTTGGATTCAACAGATAGTCAAGCACTTCTGGAGCTTTTGGAGAAGATGACTGCTGATGCTAGTCAAATACAGGATGACTTGCTGCAGCAGATTTTAACAACAAATGCAAACACCCAGTATCTGAAAGGTTTCTTAAATGGCTACTCTGATAAGCAACTTTTCAAGAAGGCGGTGCCGGTTGTAGAATACCAAGATATCGAGCCTTTCGTTGATCGGATAGCCAACGGAGAGTCATCCCACCTAATATCTTCACACCCCATTACTGAGCTACTcttgaggtaaaaaaaaaaaaatttgtaataaaaaaagagtcaatattagcctttttttttttttttttcaatttgtttACAGATTCTCTTATTTAATTTGATAGATTAATCCATCTCAATTCATGTAATCTGTTTTAGGAAGAAAAATACTCAACTCTTGAGGTGAACATATTTAGTtgcaaattgagaaaaaaaGATTGCTTTACCAAAGGAGAAGAAAGATTAGGTAGACGACTTTGGTCTACGAAACTGTTCATACATAATTTGGTCTAAGACTCAAGATTAAGTATTATACATTGTAGAAGATGGCACTGAATATCAGTCGAAACTCAGCACGGTTTATAGTTTATACTACACGAGCGAATTAGACCaagtatttctttcttttttcttttaatgatTGCTATCTCATTTGTTCCTGTTCTGAGTCTTCTGACTTTTTAACACTTCATTGCAGCTCAGGAACTTCCGGTGGAAAGCGGAAAGCGATTCCGACAACAGCTGAAGAGCCAAGGCGCAGGGCATTCTATGCCAGTCTCACTGCTACTATACTAAACAAGTGATCAAATTTAGAATTCTTTTCTTCAAGTTTACTGCTcacaaatgaatttttcttttctaagtTACCTGCAATTATTATAGGAGTGACTACTTGTTAAAGGTTTCTGCATTCCACGTACGAATTAGGTATCTCCACAACTAATGCAGCTTCTAGTTGTTAGGGATTTTGCCAAATCCCTACTCTTAACAAAATCAAGGTCTGAAGTTCGATTTACTACTAGttgaaaatatattttgttGATTTCACTGGAGTTCCTGAACACAAGTAATTCTAAGATAAAGGAGAGTTGTCCAATTTGAACCATGAACTCTCTCATGCCATTACCCTTGAGGTCTTATATAGATGGTTTACAGTATTAGATAAGTAGGTTTCAGTTGGTCATTGAGCAACTAGACCCATTTAATTAGTTATCTTGTTGGCAAGTTTTAATTGGTCATTGAGGCTTGAGCAACTTAGGGTTCTCCTGTAAGTTGCTCAATGACTACCATAAAACTTctattgaaaattaaaaatccTTGTGTCTTAAAATTAGGCCTAGTTGTGTAAACAAGTACTTGTATCTCGATCCCACAAAATTCAAATTGTGATATTGTCTTGGCTGTATTTGATGTTTCCATTCAGGCACATTGAATTCTGGAATCAAGGTAAACAGATGAACTTTCGATTCATCATGCCAGAAATGACTACCTTGGGTGGATTGGTGGTAACTAATGCTGTATCAAGCAACTTCAGGAGGAGCAGAATTCAAAACCGTTCTAATTGCTGGAATAATGACACTAGCCCAGATGAGGTGATATTATGTGAAGATATCAAACAGAGCATGTACTGCCAATTACTTTGTGGTCTTGTGCAGCGTGATGCCGTAGTGAGAATCGGAACAACTTATGCATCCGGATTTCTTCGCGTCATCAAATTCTTGGAGGAGCATTGGCAAGAACTCTGTTCCAACATAAAAACAGGAAATATCAGTGATTGGGTCATTGATCCTGGATGCCAGAAGGCTGTATCTTTGATTTTGAGCCAACAGATGCCCGACTTAGCTGATTCAATTGAAATTGAATGTAGATCAGGATCATGGGGAGGAATAGTCAAGAGGCTTTGGCCTCGAACCAAGTGCATTGAGGTCGTCAGTACAGGGACTATGACCCAATATATCCCAAACCTTGAGTTCTACTGTGGTGGGGTACCTTTAGTTTCAATGTACTATGCGGCTTCCGAGGGATTTTTTGGTCTCAACTTGAAGCCATTGAGCGACCCTTATAATGTGTCTTACACTCTTGTACCATGGATGGCCTACTACGAGTTTTTGCGACTAGGTCATAAGCAAGATCATAGCCAAGATAATGATACTAATTGCATGAGTACGCTGGGTGAACTCGTCGATCTTGTCAATGTGCAAATTGGTCAGCAGTATGAACTAGTAGTAACTACCTTTACAGGTTGGCTCTCTTTACTCTTCAACTTTGCTTGCATTGTCCTTCTTCAATTTAGTATATGCCTCGTTGGTGTCCACAATCAAATGATTGAGTTAAAAGTTACATACAAACACTAGCTATATGAATTAATGGTAACTTTTCTTGTTTCCAGTATTCTAAACTTCTTTAATGCCTCGTtgcccaaaataaaaaataaaaaaccctCAAGTCTAAATTTTTAGCATTGCCTCCTTGCTGTACGCTACAGGGCTTTACAGATATAGAGTTGGAGATGTTCTCATGGTAACTGATTTCCGTAACGACACCCCTCAATTCAAAGTTGTGCAACGGCGTAATGTGGTTTTGAGCATAGACTTGGATAAAACAACCGAAGAAGGCCTCTTGAAAGCGGTTTCAAAAGCCATGCAAATCCTTGAACCACTTGGCTGCCTTCTCACAGACTACAGCAGCTATGCAGACGTGTCCTGTTTTCCAGGGCACTATGTACTCTTCTGGGAGCTTCAAATGAGAGAAAATGCGGGAACAGCTGCAGTGCTTGAGAGGGTTCAAATGGAAGGATGCTGCAATGTGGTGGAAGAATCATTAGATGGGATGTACAAGACACTGCGGAGGCGAAGCAATGTAATCGATCCGTTGGAAATTAGAGTTGTGAAACGAGGAACGTTTGACGGGCTCATGGACTTGTTTCTTTCTGAGGGTGCATCTTTGAATCAATACAAGACGCCTAAGCGCATTAAATCTGAGAAGGCCATCCAATTCTTGAACTCAATGGTGGTGGAAACATTTTTCAGCCGAGTATTGCCTGCCTTTCCTCCGACGGGATGAATGAATGAAAGTAAGTTTAGCATCAAACCGTCTCGAAATCTTTGTGCAGGAAACTGTCTTGAAAAGACAGAGCCTTAATTTCAGTTAATCAAATCCGGAACATGCAAATGCATATAAATCAATTTGCTGAGATGAAGTTAAAGCAAAACCCGGATGATGAAATTGGCAAATGCGGAGACTTtcgccttttcttttcttcttttcaagtTTTGATGAGATGAGAAAAGCCGCCGCCAGAGGCAAAATGGCAAACTAACTAAGTAACTAACTAACTAGCGTGTGTGAGTGTGACGGATGCAAATGCATGTATTTCTGAATGTATGTGGCATCTAAGCTAATTACGCAATTTGCTATCTGAATATTGGTCAAAGActccaaaacaaaacaaaaaaagaaagaaagaaaagggtaGGGAGTGGCGGATCAATTTAGTGcctaaaatttcatttcatttttattttgcttaaaattcacaatatatacatatttttgcCTCACTAATTTATCAATTAGCCCCCATTGattgacaaaagaaaaaaaaaatgtatatatatttgagcgttgggttgTCAAAATCCAATATAAACCTCTCGCCGTGAATGATTTGCTAACAATTGCTAGTAAtacacataatccatcacttcaATATATGCAAACTTAATACTTTAAAACATTGGGTTTAGCTTATTGGTTTAGAGCTAATTAATTTACACGGTAATGAGTTGTAAAACATTAGTGGATCCCTTTCCTCTTGCCTTATTTATCAATAATAACACGTCATCACTGCATTTAATTACTTTCTATATCTATATCATTATTGCCAAATACTACCATTTATCAAACTCAAAAGAGCTTTTATTCTGAGTGTAATTTGCCGATGCAATTGACCACTTAAGAGCATAGAAAAAGTCAACAAGGACAAAAAAAccttaaaagagaaaaaaaaaaaaatatcctGCATTAATTGAAGGTAAATCACACTTTTATTTCATTGGTTACAACTTTGCATAAAAACAAATAGAATATCCTGCATTAAGCCATGAGAATTACCATGCAGATTCTCAAGCTTTTTAAATTAATTGAAGGTGACGATGCATCGATCAAGGATTTGCGTGCCACACTAAAAATTTGTACGTCTTTGAAATTAAGAAGTACAAATATTTAATGCAAAATCAATTCTCATTATTCAAGAATTTAATAGTACTAATCAAATATGACCCCGTCAAGAGCCAATGCTCTCAGAGAAGGGATGACGAACGATGATGGCCGTGCTGCTTTGCATGATGAAGCAGTGCTCTGCGGGAAGGATGACGATGGTTCATCAATCTTGGGTGAGCCTCCTGGCCGTGGCCGTGGGCGTCATCAGCTCCGGCGACCAAATGGGACAGAGCACTCATGGCATGGGCTTGTCTGGACATGATTGCGGTGGTTGAAGGATTCCGGCCTAACACAACAGCGTATCCGTCGTCGTACGAATCCATTCCTTGGGCCATGAGCTGCCATATTAAGCTTCCGCTCATGGTTCCTCCGCTCCTTGCATAGCCGTATGTTATTCTGTACACGTTGCTCATGTAATCGTCTCTCGCTCTCAAGCTGTAGCCTGGATCTCTGCTGGACTTGCCAAATTCCGCGATGACTAGCGGCTTTTTCAGTATGGTCCTCGAGTCTTCCCAGTGGCTTGACATCCACCTCTGCATAAATACCAACTGTGCTTTGTCATCTTTTCCAGATAACCTGCCACCCAATGTATTAATATGTGAGATCATGATGTGAAGAAGGAATTAATTATATCATGCTTGCTTTCACGTTTTGATTGCTAAAACCATGGGATTATTGGTTgatataactttttttttcttttttagtttacCATTGATCTGGATATGCATGGATGGTGGCGAAATCAACGTCCCTGAGGAGATTGCTGCTTATGAAATCTGTTCCAACTTGGTAACCAGGATTAAATTGTTTCTTTTCGGGCTTTGTGTCcccataaaatccttccatgCCAATCTCCAGCAAGTGCTTCCGGTCCAATGACTTCACGAAACTTGCCATCTCTCGAGTCCATTCCTATGATCAACAACATTTCaactcattcattcattcatttcagcACAATGTGTTAAAAAAAACTCTAACCAATATACATATTTCAAATGAAATGGTCGTGCCCGAAAAATGCACTAAAAAACTTGAGGGATACTAAAACGCAGCGGCAACGAGTCCTCACATTGACTGTCCTTCCGGAGTAATCAGCTTGGCAGCGGGGCTCGTTCATGAGTTCCCATGCCATGATTGTGGGATCATCCCTGTACGAAATTCTTGTAATGGTGTTGAACCTTGTCACCACTCTCTGCAAACGCGAACCATATGTacatttcccaaaaaaaaaaaaaaagcattatTCGTCCagattaaagaaaataaatctgGAAGACGTACATGGAAACATAATTACCGACTCTTAATTGCAGCTTTCTCTTAGTCTTACCCTGATGTGATCTTTGTAGTAGCCTTTGATGGTGGGATTCGTGTAGAAATCATCGTCACCGTTGACGTGTGCTCCTGCATTTCGAGCCCACTGAGCATACTGCCTTCTACCCCCAAAGTCATTGTAATTGTTCACAAAACTCAATATCAAACGAATTCCATGCTTCTTTGCCTCAGAAATCGCAAAATCCAGCGCCTGTATAGTGGTATACCACGTACACCAGCATTGTAATTAAGCTAGCTAGTTGCAATACAAAAATAGAAGTgcttgaaaaaaataattagaatGAACCTGAAAAACACGTTCATCATAAATTCCAGGTGATATTTGAAGTGCACGATCGCCTCCATCGCCGAAAGCCCAGGTTCTGCATACCGAGAGACCGGCAGCGGAGGCATCTCTCAACACTTCAGACACTTTATGCCTCTCGCTAGGGTCAGCGGCTACGTGCATCAGCCAATAGGAATTGAATCCATTGAAGAGAAATGGTGAGCCATTCAGAACAAAACGAGCACCCTGAGTCCTAACAAATCCTGCACCATTTCTTGCAACCGTACTACCGCTAGCTTCACAAGCAAGAACTAGTAACAGTAGTGCTACTAGTGCAGCAGCTAGTCCAAAAAGATGGCTTATTCTTCTACTACAACTTGCCATTGATTGATGCACACAATAGAATGATGTGTGTTGCTATAATGCTGGAGGCTGTTAACTTGAGTGGTTGATGATGGACGAGGGGGATATGATGAATTGTGGGAGAGGGGCGGTATTTATAAGGTGCTGATGATAAGAAGAGTTGCTAAAAATAGAAAACCTAGCGGCGGAAGTTAAGTAGGTTTTCCGGTGACGGTGGTTTGCTAAATTGATTTAACTATGGAGATTCTTTCGATGATGCATCATGCATGCAGGGGTGGGGTATCACTATCACGTAAAGTGGGGTGAGAAGAAAGAGTATGAGAATAGAGACCGAGAGAGAGTTGATTGGTCGAAAGCCGAACGTCTGCCGAAGAATTCATGGGATTGAGGTTTTGCGAAAGGTTGAcgagggaaaaaaacaaaaacaaagaaaggccGGAGGGGCTGCTAAATATAGCTGATGTGCTTATCCCATGTGGTTGGTTTAATTTGATCCTTGAATTATGGATGGTATTCTTAAAATTCAAATTGCTAAGGTAAGAGTTGTTACCCTACCGAATTTTTAACGAATACTACCATACATACAAATTAAAGAGATCGATCATACTCATCATCATGAAGAAGAGCGCATAGCTTTTGCCACCAAAAAATGGGGgaaaaagaagcaagaaaagGTGGCACGTATATTTGAAGTTGATCATCATGATATATGTGGATGAACGTCCTTGACCATCTGATTCTGATCTTAGATGGGGAATTCAAGAAACTCGTCTTTCTTTTTTGCTATATCTGTTCTAGTTTGTTTTGTGCACGCATTGTACTTGTAGCTGCAGGTTGATCATGTGGGAAAATCTGAATAACTTCCCGCTTTAGGTTGATCACGTACGTACCCATCTCATGTAGTTTGAGTTTGAGGGCAACATCACAGATTAATTTAACCATTGCACTCCTGGCAAAAGACTAATAATTACTTATCCTTTGATATGAGTTGCTGATTCCAGAGAAACTTTTACGTGCTTCTCCTTTTGAGGATAACGATTAGATGTTTATTGATGGAGAAAAGACCAAGATAAATTCAGCGATATTCATGAGTAGCAGACAGCGCTACTggatttcttttaattttccttGTTATTTTGCTGTGGCTAGCAAATAGCAGTAATTAATGGTTCCATGCAAGAAGAACTTGTATCCACATTTGCATTTGGCGGACAGTCCATATATAGCCATCCTCTCTTCGTTGCCGTCAAGGCAATGTAATACTTTTACTAAAATTAATGCAGATAGACATGGAGGTAAGTCTACTAGCGCAGAAAGCCAAGGAGAAATTGACTGGTACGAGAAACAGAACCCGAGACTGGTATTGGGAAAAGAATGTAAGGTTAAATAACCTGTTAAAAAGAGAAAACCCGGGCCGTTAGTATGGCGCCGGCAACGGCGAGTTAATGAAATTAGGGACCCATGCGCATCATATCATTGTATACTGTAAGTCTGTAACAACTTGAGTTGGTCCGtgttactctctctctctctctctgtggaCTGGTCAGAGGGTGCTGTCATCTGCTTCTTCTTCCAAATTCCACGGCTCTTCGGTCTAGGGCTGCAAATGAAATCGAGGTTTCGAACTCAATTCGAGTTCAATCAATATCAAGTTTCAATTAAttaaattgaatttaaattcaaaaatactaaattaGTTAGTTCGTGAATCAGTTCGTactcgattatatatatatattttttatttttattttaataataaaattatatatttttttaatatttattaaaaaaattattattttatttattttttaaaataaaaataatattttttttatttttttaacctcGAGCTCGAGCTTTGACATTTTGAACTCAttgagttcgaactcgagttcaaattTCGTAAAATTATACTAAAATTCGATTCGATTAGATCAAAACTCGACTTGTTTGCACTTCTACTTCAATTTTCACCAACAAAAACTTCAATTGAAAATCAGAAGTATATCATCGTTCAAACTTCAAAGTACAATTGTAATCTGTACTGGTATAATTACATTTAGGATTCTCATAGGAGATAGATGTATCATTTGATAGAAGCATCgtgttttttttcccccttttctttttatgaGTTAGAAAAGGATCAACATCCATATAAAAAGTTGAAAAGGAACTCTTTTAAGTAAGACTGTCATTATTGGCCAACCGAGGCTCAAATCACAATTATAGACAAGGTGATATATATTCTTTTTTGTGCCATATTGTACTATAAAGCTATTTATCCTTCTGTTGGTGTTATTACTCTCGTAGTATAAAACTCTCATTGAAAGTCTATCATTCTTTTACACAATCACCATTTAACTAAACATGTCAAATCATCAGTTGGTTGGTTCTATTAGCATCTTCTGCGTGTGCATATTACTTGGTTAAGCAGTTTGAGCCCTATTTGGATTTATACAGTAATTTTTGTTGTAGATATACTGCATTTCACATGGTAATGAGATTTTACGGATTGACTAAACTAGATTAAATTTACTTTTCACTTGGTAACAAGATTGTATCAATTGATTAAACTAGATTAAATTCATTCGAATAACACTCTGTCTTGCTCTTGAATTAATGAATTGATTAACCgctggtaaaaaaaaaaaaaaaaaagtaatagaaGGATCAAGACAAGAATATAAAATAGGGAAATTTATACTGGTTCTGACCATTTTTTATCCCACTTTCTATCTCTCTTAACTGTTTATCCTTCCAtaataattttgatttttgattttcttttttatgttccTTGCGTCCATATCTGAT
It contains:
- the LOC113749811 gene encoding indole-3-acetic acid-amido synthetase GH3.17-like; this encodes MSLPALDSTDSQALLELLEKMTADASQIQDDLLQQILTTNANTQYLKGFLNGYSDKQLFKKAVPVVEYQDIEPFVDRIANGESSHLISSHPITELLLSSGTSGGKRKAIPTTAEEPRRRAFYASLTATILNKHIEFWNQGKQMNFRFIMPEMTTLGGLVVTNAVSSNFRRSRIQNRSNCWNNDTSPDEVILCEDIKQSMYCQLLCGLVQRDAVVRIGTTYASGFLRVIKFLEEHWQELCSNIKTGNISDWVIDPGCQKAVSLILSQQMPDLADSIEIECRSGSWGGIVKRLWPRTKCIEVVSTGTMTQYIPNLEFYCGGVPLVSMYYAASEGFFGLNLKPLSDPYNVSYTLVPWMAYYEFLRLGHKQDHSQDNDTNCMSTLGELVDLVNVQIGQQYELVVTTFTGLYRYRVGDVLMVTDFRNDTPQFKVVQRRNVVLSIDLDKTTEEGLLKAVSKAMQILEPLGCLLTDYSSYADVSCFPGHYVLFWELQMRENAGTAAVLERVQMEGCCNVVEESLDGMYKTLRRRSNVIDPLEIRVVKRGTFDGLMDLFLSEGASLNQYKTPKRIKSEKAIQFLNSMVVETFFSRVLPAFPPTG
- the LOC113750011 gene encoding mannan endo-1,4-beta-mannosidase 5-like — translated: MASCSRRISHLFGLAAALVALLLLVLACEASGSTVARNGAGFVRTQGARFVLNGSPFLFNGFNSYWLMHVAADPSERHKVSEVLRDASAAGLSVCRTWAFGDGGDRALQISPGIYDERVFQALDFAISEAKKHGIRLILSFVNNYNDFGGRRQYAQWARNAGAHVNGDDDFYTNPTIKGYYKDHIRRVVTRFNTITRISYRDDPTIMAWELMNEPRCQADYSGRTVNEWTREMASFVKSLDRKHLLEIGMEGFYGDTKPEKKQFNPGYQVGTDFISSNLLRDVDFATIHAYPDQWLSGKDDKAQLVFMQRWMSSHWEDSRTILKKPLVIAEFGKSSRDPGYSLRARDDYMSNVYRITYGYARSGGTMSGSLIWQLMAQGMDSYDDGYAVVLGRNPSTTAIMSRQAHAMSALSHLVAGADDAHGHGQEAHPRLMNHRHPSRRALLHHAKQHGHHRSSSLL